One Magnolia sinica isolate HGM2019 chromosome 2, MsV1, whole genome shotgun sequence genomic window, AATCTGAAAAGATTAAAAACTCattaatcatccatttcccatctacATGTACCCAAaaagtaatacatatcatgatattatcaattgtGAAAATGTCTATTGCATACATATCATGATGGTAAAGGATTCTCATCTTTTTACGTTGTTTTcttttgttatctttcaaaaaatttaCCTTAAAAACATACAAGAGTCCTTTAATAATTTTGTTCTTGGTACCTTTCTTGAGTATAGAgtcatgttagaaaaaatggcaTTCAATTCCATTGTGAATAGTATCTTGATTTCTTTCTATTGGATTTTTGaaatcaaaatccccaaatctcctcctcctcctcctcctcctcctctctctctctctctctctctctcaaaaggaaaaaatgagGATATATTTAATAAGGGTGCACCTTTTTTATGTTTTATGAGCAAAATGgttcaaagaaagaagaaaaaattgaattaaaaaatgatttttaattaaattttgggTCTATTTAATCGTACGATTCATATGATTCGATACGATTATTGTACGATTATTTAGGATTTATGATTTGGGtgtacaattcaaatcatacacccATATGATGTGATATGAATTGTACGATTCTGATGACACTGGTAATTAACAATATGTAGCACAGAAATTAGTCTAACATTGGAAAGTTGGTATTTGTATGATATCTTCCCATGCACTTccatttcatctccttgtcatgCATAAGACAATATGCAGTCAAATATAGGAAATATTTTGGTATTTGTATGATACCTTCACATCTAATTTGCTTTAATATCATAATGCATAAGACAATTAAAGCGTCTTTAGCAGATGTGATACTGTAACATGTTCTATTTTCTTTGTATTGACAATATCGGTTGATATATTCCATATCACTTGTCAGcaatacaatcatcatcatctaagcctcatctcaATAATTAATGTTGGCTGCATGAATGTTGTTCCACCATATCCATCAAGGACCACATCCATTTGGGCCTTCTCCTTGCCCTATACAATATTAGAACCCTTTTAGAGCACTCATGGTCAAGATTTTGTGCCCTTAACAAATGAAAAATATTATGCTATTTTTTATTTGTCGATGTTTTGTGTTCTAAGTTTGTAATCGTGTGTCATTTAACATGTcttaaagtttcactaaaaaattccaccactTACCTAATGGTCTGTTTGGATTGGTGAAAAAATTTGAGGAAATGTTCCTCCTCAGGAAGCAATGTTTCTAGGATATTATGGGAAAGGAAAGATGTTTCTCCTGATTGTTTTTCAATAGGATTATCTTGAAAAAATCCTTAATTTCCAAATTTGTTGTTTGGTGAAATGGAtatttttaaatagaaaattaCTTGAACTCATATCCTGACCTACTGAAAATTTTGATTGGTTTCCAAACATCTAAATGGGTTTGAGAAAAGGGAACTGAACTATGCATTTCCATTTGTGGTTGAAAAGTAAATCGATGATGTTTACTCAATTCACGCACTTCACACTTTAGAACTAAGACAGACAACGAATAAGGAATAATGCTTTTGAGAGTTTTCAAGGATGGATGACCGAGACGGCAGTGCCGCTGATAAGAAGAGGTTCTTCTATGCTGTTGCACCAACAACTTCATTGTCAAGATAGCATAATATTATGTTCATGCCCTCCACCAATCTTCTTTgtcattagattttgaaaaatgcaaTGTGAAGGGTAAAAGTCACAAAGCATATAAGAGATTTTGTGAGTTTGCTAACGGACATAAGACTTAAAGGGTGTTGAACGGCTACATCTTGCCGTTCTTGTTGCAACCTTTGTAGATGGTGAAgatgaaaggaagaagagagaagatgtGAGATGGGaagagatgtgtgtgtgtgtgtgtgtaagagagagagagagagagagagagagagagagagagagagaggtaatgatGGTGCAAAATGTGATAGGCTTGGAGTGGTTAGAGTTATGAAACCTTAgcctctcttatatatatatatatatatatatatatatatatatatataaaatagaaatATAAATGGGCCCCATGAGCCTTGTTACATGGACTTGGGCCCAATGAGCTTGATTACAATATCTCCctttcaacactccccctcaagctagagcatCCTAATGAGGCCCGGCTTGCCCAGCTTGAAACAATGGCTAACATAATGatctaagaaagaaagaaagaaaaataatttttctaacatcccccctcaaaacTCAAGGTGCCCTTGAAAGAGGAATTTGAGTTTAGAGGCACATAAATGATTTattcaaagaaacaaaaactaaaagataCGCGTCCCCAGAGATGAGCGGCATGAGCTGTGACAAGAGGTGAGCAGGCGGACAAGTGGTGGAAGCGACGAGATGACTAATAACTTCATGCGAGTAGGCACTTTAGCGACAATGAGTGATGTGAACAACCGGACCAACTATCTGGTATAATTGAGAATGGACTAACCATCCAATACAATTAATGAGTCCGAGTCCAATTGTTCGGAGTAAATAAGGCTAAGACAACAACTCAGTCCTAACATAAGTCCGAATTAATTGGTCAGTACATAAACAAGTATGAGCTAACTGCCCTTTATAAAAAACTAGCCAGGTCACACATGCTAGCAATTGAGCGCCTCATATGAAGAAGTCATTAAGTCGTCGAAGGAGGTAGTGGAGAAGAGGCTAGCTAACATCATACAGTCCAAAAAGCATCGGAAAAATGGGCCATTAACAACTGGGCTCACGCAGACTTGAAGAAGAATTGGACCACGCTGAGATTTCGGTCCACAACGAACTGCTCCACATGCAAGACAATCCATACCACCATAAAATCAAATCGTCCAAACAGGCCCAACAGTGTCAAGCAATGCGAATGGTCCAGGAACAAggattgttttttcttttttcccccccttttctctttctttgtttttttcgaAGAGACTGCGGGCCCACATGTTTCTGTCGATGGGCTGGAATCAGCAATACGGCCAAGCAGGCGAtcaacacggtgggcccaacagccGCAGGAACGCTTTCAAATGCAGGCCCTGCACAACATCAGCAGAACTCTTCATGTCATCCCAGCAGTGTTAAAAAACGGATGGTGATGGTTGGCCACAGAGAATGATGATGGAAAGCAATAGATGGGTTCTTGCAGTGACGTGGTGAGAGCAGCAACATGGGCCACATGGACTTGGAGCACAACGTGAAGAGCAGTGGTGAGAGCAGCAACATGGATCTTAATCTTTTTCAGATATGAAAAGGGCAGCGGTTCTGAGCCACAAGATGAGATGGCTTGCAATGATCAGGGACCACAGCAGGAAATCTGGGGCCGTAGATAGACTccgcagcagcagattcagcaacaCGCCAACACAGCGATGGGCGCAGATCTGAATGACGAACAACGATCACACCAACACGACCCAGAGATATCAAGAACAACCCACTGTTGGATCTCCAGTCGACAGCGCAATCTGATCTCAATGGTGAACAAGATATCTGGCCTGCAGCGAAGGTCCTGATCACACCATATTATTTGAAGCACAGATATATGAGCAGCGTATCACAGCAACATCAGCCTGTGTGGGACAGCATATCACAACGTCCCAAAAGATTCTGGACCCAACTGGTCCTATAAAAAATGACAATGCTAGATCTTCAATCGGGTGCAACTTTTGCAGATCCTGAGAGGAACTTCTTTAGCAATGCAGCAGGCAGTGATTATCAGATTACCATCCAAACAGAAGGTAGCAGATCCTGAATATATCAGAGATCGGTAGCCAGAAAACGTAGCAGTACAATGCTGATCTCATTATGTTGAAGGTTGGAACAAGCAGAATGCAGATCAACCTGATCAAGGGCTGATCTGGGTTCACAGCAAGCTTTCCAGTTTGATGTCAGCAGCATGGGTGGGCTGCAGAGAACATCAAAAGGGCAACAGTAACATGAACATTGctgatctttttatttatttatttaggttCAGCGATCACAATAGATGCTGATCATGTGACAGATCTAagccgctctgataccatgttgaaCGACTGCATCTTGCCGTTCTTGTTGCAACCTTTCTAGATAGCGAagatgaaaagaagaagagagaagatgagATGGAAAAGAGATGTGAGAGATAGAGTATTCTCCTCGATTGATTCATAAACTCATTTGAATGGACTAACACCACCGGAGATAGTTGtttccatttaatttaatagAGGTGATCCAGATCCCTAAAAAATCAGATGGATTTATGAATCCAGTTCTCGAATCACTTCTCATTTCCGTCTATGATGAGGGATAGAATATATACCGCAAGCTTATACGAACACGGGTTGAGCTTTCACGACCAATGAACACTCAACTTGTACGCTTCATACAGTATGTACTTCAAGAGAATAACTAGCCCATATGTCCACACGTTCCCACTAATCATGAGGGTTGATGATAGCAAACAAGTCATCTGACATAGGCAATCAGCCCACACATTCACACATCCCACGAGAGGTGATGATCACAAACACGTCATCCTCTTCTCATGCACGAACCATTACAAAGGCCTGGCACAACAGAAGGAAAAGAAATTCTAggtttcttaaaatatttttagcaCAAGAGGGATGGGAGAGTCTAAAAGTAAAAGAAGGAAACAAGGATATGGTAGATGGGAGAAAGAAAGATGCATTAGATCAGAAACAAGATTGCTCTGATACCTAGTAGAAGGAAGAAataagaggagaggagagagccgtgaaaagaaagaaaaagagaattgTAAGGCTGGACATTCCGGCTCCTTTTATATTAATATCGTccttttatattaataataagcAAGTGAAAAAGATAGAAACACCCTCAAGTAACAAAAGCAAAATTCCCCTTAagtactagggctgaaagttgggcgggttcaacccgaccgacccgacattgggttgggctcaggcaggatatatcgggtccgatctcaagcttgggctatacaaacaccaacccgatagaACTTAATAAGTACTAACAAAGAGTCCTAATCCAATTTAACCAAAGAATAGACgaaaaatatattaataataagCAAGTGAAAAAGACAGAAACACCCTTAAGTAACAAAAGCAAAATCCCCCTTAACTACTAACAAAGAGTCCTAATCTAATTTAACTTAAGAATGGACAAGAGAAAatgctaggtgggccacacagctgtatggcccacatccatacCCACTTGGCTGTATGGCCCATATTTCTCATGCATTTAACACGTACATTGTTGGGGGCTAAGGGTACCTTTGGGAGTCTCAGTTCCCAAAGCCAATAGCATGTGCTACCGACAAATTTTTGTTAAGATAAGAGCTGGGCTCTTATTGCACTTGCGATCTAAGCCAGGAAAACTGGGAAGACAGAAGCCATCCTATTGTGTCCTATTTTCTGTACCATGCTGAAGGGCCTGCACTCCCAAGTGTATCGGTTATATTTGGGAACCGCCTCTAAACCATGATTTCCATACATTCAAATGCTAGAACGAGTCTTGGTATATATTGATCTTTTTCAGTAGTTTTTTCCCCCATTAATTTATTTGCATATGACCTGTTGGTCCTTGAGTCATCTTATCATATTTGTGCACTTTTTATGAGAATCCAAGTGGCTaataacataaatgaaagcattgGATGATGTGTGTGATTTTATAATCAGAATATATAAATCTCCATCTTATGATTTTGGACTTAAACTGCTTGTTCAAGAGTTTAAAGAATAGTTTTGTTTTATCTGCTGTTCTTTCCTCATAGCTGAACCCAagtagctgggacaaggctatgatgatgttgatgacacCTCTTCTGAGTAAAGAGTGTTTTTCCTTGTGCAGATTTATACTCGACAAAAAAATAGGCATTGGCCAGCCCAAACGCATAGAAAATGCAAATATTTTGGTGGCAAATACTGCTATGGACACTGACAAAGTAAAAATTTATGGGGCTCGTGTTCGTGTTGATTCAATGTCTAGAGTTGCACAGATCGAGGGGGCAGAAaaggagaaaatgaaagaaaaggtgCAAAagatcattgctcatgggattaACTGCTTCGTTAACCGACAATTGATTTACAACTTCCCGGAGGAACTCTTCGCAGACGCAGGGATACTTGCAATTGAGCATGCTGATTTTGATGGGATTGAGCGACTAGCTCTAGTAACTGGTGGTGAAATTGCATCAACCTTTGACAATCCTGAATCTGTAAAGCTCGGCCACTGCAAGCTCATAGAGGAAATAATGATTGGTGAGGACAGGTTGATCCATTTCTCTGGGGTTGAAATGGGCCAGGCATGTACCATAGTTTTAAGAGGGGCAAGGTATGTTCTTTTTCCTGATGATTATTGTGCCAGGTTTGGCATTTATTTGATGAGCTTCTTTTATTTGAATTTAAACTTGAGTTTATCATATGGTTTGTCATATTCCTATCATTAtattccttttgtttttttttgctaTGTCCTTGGTGACTGGTTTCTCTAATACCTGGATTATGCGTGTAGTggttattctctctctctctctctctctctctctctctccccacccaccCTCACACACcgcatgggtactcgaacctatGATCTCGGTGTTGAAACTcacagagtctaccactgagccatgagtagggacgcTTGTAGTGGTTATTCATAAATGTAACGGATAATCAATTATTGTAACTGGTGAAGCAGCATTACTTGACATTTTGAATTTGGGGAAATGCTACGGATGAGCTGGTAAGGCCAGAATGTGTAGAAATCCCTCTCCACCGCAAATGTGTCAGGCATATGTAATTTTGACTGCCCCCTTGGGGAAATGATATGGTACAGCTTGTATTTCTGCATTTCTCGTCAATGAatatctttattatttttatgaagAGAGTAGGATAAAAATTATCACCCAAATCATGTGATTTCTGAAGCGTGAGCCATCTGCAGTAAGGTCAGCTAGATGAATGGTTCCAATTCATACATGCCTCTGTCATGCGTATGGTGGAGAGGGTCTCTTGTACATGTCCCTCTTCTACCAGCTCTATCCATGCGTTTCTCTTAATTTATGCCTATCTGGAAACTATGTAGGATTATAAGTAACAGTCTATTGTGAAGATCATAACATGGTTGTTAAATCGTGTGGGAGGAGACGAGAACCTTGTGTGtaactgttttatttttagttattttaCAATTTATTTCTTGAGTTTGTTCACGTTACTGACAAAATTGAGGGTTTCTTTGTGGACCTCCCCTCTTTTGCACCCGGAATGCTgtggttaaaaaataaataaattcaaggctttgtttggtagacacctaaaaatgggTTAACGGTAATTATGAGTTCATGTTAGCAATAGTTAGGTATTAGAGATTGAGATTTCTAATTTATAGTGACCGTTAAttgaaatgagatgaactcacgGGCAGAAGTCTCTAATCAACATATTTGGCCAAAACTCCACTGTTTCATGCAAAAAGTTGTATGATATATGGTTGATGAAGTTTATCACTTAAGCCTGTACACTACAGAATTACTCTAATTCAacggtaattatgtattagagatcattcTTCTCAaatacataatgagttcatgttaGCAATCGTTAGGTATTAGAGATTGAGATTTCTAATTTATAGTGACTGTTAAttgaaatgagatgaactcacaGGGCGGAAGTCTCTAATCAACATATTTGGCCAAAACTCCACTGTTTCATGCAAAAAGTTGTATGATATATGATCGATGAAGTTTATCACTTAAGCCTGTACACTACAGAACTACTCTAATTCAAGTGGTTGGATTTCAATATGAGATGGTGTTCTGTTTCTTTGCCTGCAGTTTTCACGTACTCGATGAAGCTGAAAGGTCTTTACACGACGCCTTGTGCGTGTTGTCTCAGACAGTGACCGATACCCGGGTTTTGCTCGGAGGCGGCTGGCCCGAGATGGCAATGGCGAAAGAAGTGGATGAGCTAGCACGGAAGACGCCTGGAAAGAAGTCTCTTGCTATCGAAGCATTCTCACGTGCACTCCAGGCCATACCAACGACCATAGCCGACAATGCAGGTTTGGACAGCGCGGAGTTGATTGCCCAGCTTCGTGCGGAGCACCACAAGGAGGGTACTACTGCAGGGATTGATGTCATCTCTGGGGCTGTAAGTATAAAGGATAATGTAGTTCAAATCACGGAACACTCGCCtatcaaaaaaaacaaaacaaaacagaaaaaagaagtGGGAACATTTGCCAGATCCTGTGGGCCCAACTTGTTTCATGGCTacggctgtcaatgggtacctgGACCCAACCCAATTTTAATGGATCTGGGCCCTGTTTATTGGACCCGGTTTGGGTTTGggtacacacatgcacatgcggGCAGGTTGCCTGATCTTTCTCACAAAGTTTTCAATTGTGAGATTGCGAAGCCAAGCCATTGATCTGTGCCTCTTCAAATTTTGGATCTTGATCACATTGCAGGTAGGTGATATGGAGCAGCTTGGGATTTCAGAGTCATTTAAGGTGAAGCAAGCAGTGCTGCTTTCTGCGACTGAGGCTGCTGAGATGATACTCAGAGTTGACGAGATCATTACTTGTGCCCCACGGAAAAGAGAGGACAGAATGTGAGGAGCTGACCAAGTTAGTCCATCTGGTACAATCTGCTAAGAACTTACATGCAGTCTTAACAATTGCATCAAAATGATTTCCTTCATAGCTGGGGTGTGATTTGATTGAAGGACAACTCTTTGGGTCTGTTTAAGAGTATAGATTTAAGGAAGTTTTGGAAGGAGTGGGGTTGGTTTTATACCTCCAATCTTAGTAAAACAGGTGTCTTTTAGGCAAAACCCTAGGCATGCCATGGCATGGTGTCACCATCATGCATTGCCCTTTTCGTAGTATGTTTTCATGCTACATTGGATTTACAACTTACACTGTACAGAGTAGTTGAAGTTccggcaggtgggccccattcaatGATCCAATCCCGTCTCTGTGTTGGATCTTGCAGTAGATGGGGGATGCCTCGgtaatctcccagattggaaccCTTTAATATTTGCCCCTTCATTATAGAATGTGGATTGATGCGGTCACAGGTTGTATATTTATTTGCTCCCTTTTAAGGCCTTCAATGTTCAAATCTCGAAGACGTCTGGGGTATCCTCCAAAGTGCTGTAGCCCATcgtatcaatggtttagatcagtgGACTAAAGGCCTCACATTCACAAAATCTTGCCTTCTAGCAAGCTATACATATTTCCGACGACCAGTGACTGATTATTCCCCCCTCCCGACTGTATTCTTGTCTCGTTTTTCTGAGGCTGTTGGGACTGTTGGTCCAACTTGTCAGTCCCATTTTGACCCAGCGCATTTTCAGTGTCCGTTCTAGTTCAAAATAGCCAGACCAAGACGGAAATTATATTGGTAGCCTGGCCTCTTaagaattggatggatggttttagGCTTATCGAATCTCATTTGCacacatggcccattgagatgttatTGGCGATTCAACTGTTCATCAAGTTGGCGTAATTGCGAGGAGGGATTACGGGTTTTATGCATCTGGAAACATGCTTTGCTGATTCACGAAGTTCTCACCTATGGGCCTCATGGCTctagttatccaaaccattgaatgaGAATGCCCCAGAAGTCTCTTCGGTTGAATGAAGGGAGTTTCAGGGGAATCCCTTATCTATGTTTAGGGCTATTtggtcaacggtttggatcactggatcATTGCAGGTTACGTGCAGAGAAGCCTGTGTATCATCTGACCTTATTTCTCTACCGCGTATGGACCAGCTTCGATGTAGGGCCTTCAATGGGTCGGGTTGGCCTCATGAGCCAGCTCCTATGTAAATACGGGCGTTGTCCCACACATCTCCGCCCTTTTTGGTGGTG contains:
- the LOC131237102 gene encoding T-complex protein 1 subunit beta, yielding MAIERLFKDEATEEKGERARMASFVGAMAIADLVKTTLGPKGMDKILQSSGRGRSVTVTNDGATILKSLHIDNPAAKVLVDISKVQDDEVGDGTTSVVVLAGELLREAEKLVNAKIHPMTIISGYRMAAECARDALLQKVVDHKEDPEKFKSDLMKIAMTTLSSKILSQDKEHFAKLAVDAVMRLKGSTNLEAIQIIKKAGGSLKDSFLDEGFILDKKIGIGQPKRIENANILVANTAMDTDKVKIYGARVRVDSMSRVAQIEGAEKEKMKEKVQKIIAHGINCFVNRQLIYNFPEELFADAGILAIEHADFDGIERLALVTGGEIASTFDNPESVKLGHCKLIEEIMIGEDRLIHFSGVEMGQACTIVLRGASFHVLDEAERSLHDALCVLSQTVTDTRVLLGGGWPEMAMAKEVDELARKTPGKKSLAIEAFSRALQAIPTTIADNAGLDSAELIAQLRAEHHKEGTTAGIDVISGAVGDMEQLGISESFKVKQAVLLSATEAAEMILRVDEIITCAPRKREDRM